Sequence from the Phragmites australis chromosome 6, lpPhrAust1.1, whole genome shotgun sequence genome:
cactTCTTGcgttcatctctctctctctctctctctctctctctctctctctctctttccgtCGGCGCCGAGCTTCCACGCCGCATGCGCTGCGCTAGGCTGCTCGCTGGTCGACCTGCCTGCTCCAGCCGCCGCGCCCCCTGCTGTCGCCGTCCTGCTCGCTGCTCGCCGGTGCCGTGcgacgccgtcgccgctgcTGTGCGCGCCGCTGACGAGCGCTGCTGCCCGCGCCGTCTGCCGATCGAGCTCAGCTCCCGCGTGTCGCGCGCCTCACCGCGCCACCTGACCGGCCGCGCCTCGCCACTGAGCCGAGCACCTACGCCGTCGTCACGCCGGGCCGGCTACCATGCCCCACACGCCGCCGCCGtggtctccctctctctctgtgtgtctTGACCAAACGAGCAAGCCAACAGCCGGCCGAAGAAGAGctaggaagaagaagccaggaaggaagaaagagaaaagaaaagaaaagagaagaaaaagaaaaagaaaaaaaagggaagaaaaagggaagaaaaagaaaaaaaagaagaaaaaggaaaaagttgGAATTTTCGCATttttgtcggattcgtcgtcaatccttcAAAGGTGATTCCTCGGTAATTCCTagacgtttgtggttggattgaatcaaatcaatcaattcatgtcgtatcatttcatgtgatgaATAGTCTGATTCATTTCgataatcgttattgattcgaagatacgacatccgagtcgaagtattcttttcgttcatcggagcgaaatctaattagtgagaattttggttcgactcttaattggaaatagtgtatcatttcatgtgatacagttctcTGTTCAATTTTCCGGAATGTAGGCGTATATGCAACGTTTTCAGACGTAGGTTTGACATTTCATATTGTATGTGTGTTTAAATGTGTTgtagtgctaataatatacctgtacaggtggtactactTCCGGGCGTTCTTGATCAAAATTTCTTcatcgcttttggtaaaaggcaagtaacgtggggtgtgattccgtgctatgtttatattcatgtcttacttcttttgcaaataaaattgaagtatatggttttttttctaattcattccaatcatggatgatgttgcatttgattatttaaatccatgcttttcttattgatttggattgtacctttgtcttcatgaatcagttgtggtttttatcatgagtcattcaaaaaggaaattaagaattgatgtcaattcacatgcatacatatgcatttatgcactacatatggtgataaaggccgatcactgccatcgtgcgtgattcgtaccggtacatggagttgcatgagatgttggcatcgttcagctctcaaatggagttgcatcatggcattcatatattttttttatgatatctggagAATACAGAATTCTAGGAGTTgaatgtcattttttttttgtgggagATCGGGTTGGAGTCTGTCATTATTTTCTCGACAAATACTTCTGAAAAAatattctctttaaaaccatgtggtttttttttacattgtgagaagaatgttttattccctaatatttttgaatggagtgagatgtgtttatattcatagctattacttgctgagctcgtctcacctcctgttaaatcttttacaggtatgtttagatgttgacgtgtattttggggatggatcttggtagttgcacgcactACCTCATCACAATGTCAATACCTCAACCGGTGTTTATAAGTTGTGTTTTTGGTGGTTTGTCGTTTGTTTTGTATATGTtgtggtacgacgctggtagcgtcgtgaagatttctatatatatgttggttatatcAGATATTGTCTGTCTGTGATCTTTTTTATGGTCAGTTATACCGTCCTATAGAGAAAATACTactaaaattttctattttcaaataattaggcttagttgtaaagtagggtgttacagtttgCCTCTCGGTAACGCCTGGCGACGGCTCCAACGGAGACCGTATCTCCTGCTACAGTGTTGCAGGAGACAATTTTTTGAGGCCACGAGCAGCATATTTGCCGCTGGTTCTGAGGTTCACTATCACTGTTCACAGTGTATGCATGTAGGTCTGAAAGaaggaggagagtaatgaaaGGTAAGAAATTGGATGTCTGTTAAGgatagaaaaaatagaggatattgtaatagtgatagggaatgatgtaatagtgttataggggtGGATTTTTAGAATTTCAGTTGAAGATAGCCTAAACCCTGTTTATTCTCCAAAATTCTTGGGTGTTCAACTGAACACCCTTTATTCAACGTAGATCCGCCCCTGCTTCCTGAGTTGCTGCAGCAACTGCAAACATTTGGACACGCCGAACAAACATAACTTTAACTTGGAGGAAAACCTGAGCTTTGACTTAAAAGACGTTAATACAAGGTTAAAGAAAAGTCACGACATCACCACTTGAAGAGAGAGCATCATTTTGCCCCATCAGAAAATAGATGTACGAGTACAAATTCATGACACACCATCAAGAGGGCTACAAATCTGCACCAAATGAAATCACATAAACAGCATTTACCGTTCCATCAATTATTGAATTCTTACATGAAACACTTGGCCAAATACCAAACGAAATTGTACAGCAACTGAGCTACCAATATAAACATACCATTTACAGTACCCAGCTGAGTTGCAGTACGACTTAAAGGCCAAACAGACTAAACGAATCAAacaccgccccccccccccccccaacaactCCAACAGTAGCTAACAGTGACATTTAGATGAGCTTGCACTTTTctaccaaaacaaaaaaaacatttaGATGACCTCGCATTCGCAATGGTTCATCTACAAACATGATACCCCTTCCAGCTACAGAACATCTAACATGAATCAATCTAGAAGATAAATTGGGCAATAATAAAACTGAATATGTTGATCCCAATGTAATGACAATGTTGTCTCTATGAGATCTCATTTCCCTCTCAAGTCACCTATAGGGCTGTCTTCGCCCATACTTCTTGCCTGTATTTAGTCCATAAAGAATTGCTGCGATTTGGCCTTCTGGTTCTGGTTCAGAACATCTAAGATCTGCAATGTTCATGTAAAACAAAATTTCTTTAATATCTCCGAATTGGCATCATTATTTAATTTTGGGTTGCAACAGCAGAGCACCCTTTACACCAGAGATGAATTCATCAGGCTTACCTTTTCGGAGTTTGAATGGGATCATCAGATTCTTTCATCACATCTCCACTACCAGCATGAATGTCTCCCTGGAGTACACACAAATCATACAAAGCCTTACTGAAACATGCTACGCATACTTGACAGATTGTAATTTACTACCCACCAGATATTGCTATATGGATGCTAATATGCCTTTATTGATGTTATTACTGTTCCTTTGTGTACAAAAAAGAGCAGTGTTTTGGACATCAACATGGTCTACAAAATGCAACTTTGACCACTCAAATCTATGGTAATGTACTAATAAAACCTAGTAAAATTACAACATTATGAATAGGGCCGGAaatgagccgagccgagccaagccTGGCTTGGATCGAACAAGCTTTCTTGCTGGAAAACTGGCTTGGCTCGGGCTAGATGCTGGCTCGAGCCGGCTCGGTTTGGCTTGCAAGGCAGGGCTGCCCAGTGATACCAGACGCTCAAGAGGCCAACAGAACATGCACATGAAGTCATGATCCACTCCAAAACTAGCTCATATATCACTCCAAAAcatatgtaatatttgtacacCATTTGATTAAACCACACATATACATCGTCCTTGTATATTTCTGATGTACCAATGCTCATGCATGAACTGTAGCTACTCACCACATTGCCCACATTGCAACTCACGCATCAGGAACTATATCTCCACCAACGTCACATCTTTGCTCTTACAAAGCCAGTAAGCCACCCACTACGCTTCAAAGAAAATCTAAGCGGCCAAAGGGGAGGGTGCTCTACACAGATCCCTAAGTCAAGCCCAAATAAAAAACAGAGAGAATTAAAATCGCACCAGTCGAGCTCCATCGGTGGCCAGTTCACAGTGAACGCCAAACTTACGCATCGATGCTAGGCAAAATTACAAAAGCTTCACCGGCGGCCAGTTCACTATGGGAATGTGGCCTGTGGAACCTGAGGGCGGACAGCCGGCAGGCCGGCGAGCGTCGCCGCGGCGGCGTGTCTCTGGGACTCTGACTCTCTCTGTCGTTTGCGGTCTGGCGCCGAGGGGGAGCCCTATCTGTTGGAGTATTGGAGCCTAAAGCGGTAAAGCCTTGGAGTGGAGGAACCTAAAGGCCAACACCCAATGATGGGCTTTGCATGGGCTGGGTCAGCATTGAGCCACTAAGCTGCTCACAAGCCAGCTTGGGCTCGACTCGTTTGGCCATCAAGCTAGGAAGGCGGCTCGGGCTCGGCTCGTTTATCCATCGAGCTGAACCGAGCCGAGCCTATTCGAACCTGAGCTGGCTCACAAACTTCGAGCTTTATTTTCAGCCTAATTATGAATCAACCAATTGGAACAAATCTATGcatatcattttcatatgtttAATGTAAATACTCATCGAGATATCAATAACTaaagtttaaaatttttaacTGCACACATCCACAACGACACTCTTTTTTATGACCAAAGCGAGCATTTTATCATGTCAACGAACTGCAAAGCTTATGTTCCACAACAGGGATCAAAATCTTGGTCAATTAACTGCAATCTCGTTAGGTTACCCCTAAAACCACCCggatatttttgaaatttcatATTTTAACAACCATATCGTTATCAACAAATGCAACGGCCCTGGTGGTAAGTAGCTCACTTAGGGAATGGGAGATCATGGGTTCAAGTTCTCGTAACGGCATTCAAACTGATGATAAGCAAAGCAACACTAGCGACTAGAACTACCGATTAGTATCCTGTCTAATCAAAGCATGTTGATTCAAGTGGTTGGCAAATCGAGTACAACAGGAACAACAGGAGGTTTCAGATGGCTCAATTAGGTTTTCCATTATCATTGGTAATGTGATTAATAAGATTATCCAACTTGTTCTGCTCAATAAGATTATCTAATCTATCATCCCTAAAGAGAAACATAATGGACAATTGTAACTGGTAATGCTAAACTATGCCCTGTTTCTTTTCCTTTGGAAACTGCACAGCACATGGTAGTGCTTTTCAATTGGTGAACAAATCTGTAACAGCATAACAAAGTAGATTTCCCCCTTTCATCTACAATGAAACATAGGCTAACACATCGTTAATTCCCATCAGTCACAACTCACAACATAATATAAGCTACAACTTTCTGACCCAAGATCAATTATTTATAACCTCTAAAACACAGATACTGCACTTTGGTCGCATATCCGCACTGGATACCGTATCCGATATGGATACACGGCTGATACATATCCATGGAGTATCCGaccaaaaataaatacaaaaaacTCAGATACATGGGCCGATACGTATTGGTCCAATTCAGGATACGACCCAACCCATATAAAGGCATATGCTCGTGACCTAGCCAGCCGACACACGGGCGCAGGCACACAACAGCAGCTCCACCTCCACACACGGGCGCAGGCACAGCGCACGGCAGCAGCGCCGCCTCCACGCATGGGCGCAGGCGCACGACAGCAACGCCGCCTCCATGCACGGGCGTAGGCCCAGGCGCACAGCAACGACGCCGCCTCTGCGTTGACGACCTGCCGGCGATGACCAGTGACCGGCCCCAGCACGGGACCGGCGACTGGCTTCCTCCTCACCTCCCGCAGGTTGCAACTGTGACCTAGCCAAGCACCTCATCCAATCGTCCTCACCTCCTGCAGCTGGCGCGCCCCCAGCGGTGAATTATCCTtctccatctccctctccccttttccccctttttccCCTCCCGATTGGCTTAACAGTAGGTTCATTTTGTAGGATTAGGTGTTGTGGCTCTGTTTCAGTGTTCGTTCCAATGGTCTTGGCTATTGGCTCACTCCAGTACTTCACTGGAATGGCCCGAATGGCAGCAAAATGGTTTAATCACATGGTAACTTATTGTTCTTGGCTTCCTGCTAGATGCTATAATTTCTTTATGTCTCATtacttatttttaataaaatattattgaaacGTATCCGCGTATCGGGATTTTTGAGAAAATGACGTATCCGTGTATCGGTATTAGCCCGATACCGATACACATAAATGTATCCGTGTAACATAGTTTATAACTAAGTGTGCATGTGTGCTCTTCGATAGGTACATGCTCATTTTGATACCAACAAACCAGGTTTATCTAATGAGAGTAGCTACACTAGACTCTGTACAGCTAACTGACCTGTCTTGCATACGAGAATCTAATCGACTATAACAAGCATTTAATTCCAAGATGAACAACAACAGTGCCTGAAAAGTGCTATTACCCTTACATGAACCTAACCACAACCGTGACCCATGTGATCTCTTCCCATTCCTGTGCAACCACCACTGCATTGTGCGGGAAAATGTATTCCCTGAtacatagattttttttgtgCACATAGCATATAGCAAAACAATCAAGCTATCCTAGGAATGGCTGTTTCCACCAACATGCACGCTTTTATGTATGTGTGCAGACTCAAATGTGCGCAGTTGAGCATGCATGCCAAACACAGACACACAATGGCAATATAAAACACAAAAACAGTTTGCATCAGACAGAATTCACCATTCTCACTGCCTGTATCATCCCATGGCACTACTACTTAATCCAAGAAAGTCAGTCAACAGGTACACCTCAATCGAagcaggaaaaaaataaaaataaattttgtgaaCCTTAACAGAACATACAATGGGCAATCCTTGTATGCAATAATTACTTTTGGTCAAGTGAAACATGTGTGTATTCCAGCATTATAGAAATTGACTTGCCTCCAAGAGTTTATGTTTTTCGTTGGCTTGATGCTAATAATAAGCTGCTTACCAGGGATAATCTTGCTAAAAGAAGGgaactatataaaaaaaacttggttATCTGGTGCAGAGAATGAGAgcatccatctttttttttttttggctgtatTGTGCTTCTAATGTCTGGTTATTTTGTTGCTGAAATGTTTGAGAAATCTATAGGTGCTGATTTTGAATCCATAACTAGGTGGTGGATTAGCAATAATAAAAATGCTGTTCTTAGTATAGTTACTTCTGGTGCCTTATGGAGATTATGGAAATTGCGCAACATGTTGTGTTTTCAGGGACAAGTTTGGACAGGGATGAGAGAGATCTGAATGAGAATTGCTTGGGATGCTGTTGAACTGGTTGAAAATCTTTAAGGATACCATGTTGCTGAAGATGGATCAATGCATCGAGTTGctgaaacagaggatgaaaaAGCTCCAAGGATTATGTGGTCAGATGAGCGGTGCTTCAAGTGATGATCTTGTGTTCCTCCCCAGTGTGTGTGGTGATATGATAAGTGTTGGCATGGGTTCTAGACATATCAGTAATCCTGTTTGGTAGCTAGACCCTTGGTGGCTGATGTTGGGGCAGCATCTCAGCTAAGTCCTCAATCTGAACTTAATCTGCTTGACGATATTGCACCAGAAACTGTAAACACTGTTCTGATTTCATATCAATGGAACAAGGGAGAAGTCCCTttactctaaaaaaatttaataaaacATATGATTTTAACACTTCTTACCTCTGTCACTAGAGGCATGCTAGAGTACATTTCTGTAAAAACAAGAATATCCTCAAGCAAACTTATCAAATAGCTTTATGTGAGCTTCAAGGACAGGAAGATCAAGCAGCAGAGTAGGGATACTAATACGAATTATAGGGCATGAAGAGTAGAGTACTCACTGATAAGGTTGCTTCTTTATCCTTctgcttctccttctctttgTCTCTCTGCAGCTTGGCGACAAGGCCAGCTCTCCTTTTGCCCTTGGCGAGGGCATCTTCCGGTTCCGACACTGCCGAGGGCTTCTTGTCGCGGACCTTCCAGGAGTCGCCCCTGCGGATGAGCAGCTTGGCTGCCTTCCAGCCGTCGGTGCTGGTGTCGATGACGGTGACGTCGGTCTTGCTGCACTTCTCTCCGTCGGCATCCGCAGCGCGCTCGGCCCGGCGGCGCTTCTTGGCCTTGGCactcttgtccttcttctccttGTGGGGGCGAGATGGTGGAGGAACAGGGATCGGCTGGTCATCGTCGGTTCTCGGGCGGGGCCGGGACTGCTTTCTGAAGGCCTTGGGCGGCGGGGCGTCTAGCGGAGCAGAGGACGGGATCGCGAAGACGTCGGAGATCACGGCGCTGAGCTGCAGCTGCGGGGAATTGTTGGAGCTAGGGTTTGGTCGCGAAGGATTGCGCGGCGGTCGCTGCTGCTTGGGCTTAGCGGCCTTGGGAGGCTGCTCCTTGACGACGGCGGGGTTGGTGGGGTGATTGGAGGAAAgaagcggcggaggcgggggcaGGGTCAGGGGAGACTGGGGTGGGGCCCCGTAGAGGAGGTCGTCGATGTTGAGGTGGGAGGGGAAGGAGAGGCCCTCTTTGGCGTGCAGCCGGTGCAGCCATGACGGCGTGCTgcgagcggcggcgacggcggcgctgaGCACCGATTGACAGCACGGCATTGCCTACTTGCTCTCCGGCAGGGACGATGGTGGGACTGAGAAGGATGGGGACGAAAGACAAGGAAGGAaagattttttaataatattattttattagaaaattgttaaaataatagctaaattcagaaAATTGTAAGAATAGTGATACGTTGGATGTGGAATACCGATAAGGGATATGTCAGTATTTTGCATACTAACAATCTACATGGTACTAGACCAAAGGACCTGTCGGCACGTAAAATACGGACCAAATGCCTGTTAGCATTCCGCGCGCCAACAGGCATCTGAGTAGACACCGATAAGGGTGTCGCGATAGCGGACAGCCGACAAGTCTGTCCGCAAATGGAATGCTGATAAGCCTGTAGGCACTCCTTTTGCCTACAGATCGACAACTATCTCttttaattgatttttattaataattaggataatatcatgtatttaataaaaaaaaattattaataactagaagaatatcatgtatttaatgagaCACAGTTACAACTCAATGTGCATCCTATAAATAAGTTAAACTTTTTTGAAAATAACAACTAAAGGCTACACGTAGGTTGAGACAATGATGCACCATGCTGTTGTTGAACGACCGAAAATGTTTGTTGTTCAAAGAGTTGTCCAAATGTTAGCACAGAatgcttcatttttttttctcatattgATTCGATGTAAttttattgatatttttttatttagttcttGTAAAATTATGTGAGTAAATATTTTATTGAAGTGGTGTTggaaggatacaaaatctaactTTTTGAACAAGAGTAGTTATGAAGCATAATTATTATAGTACCTGACACAGAGGTTACATACGTTGATAAACATTATATAGGAACATAGGATTTATCATCGCAGCGCGAATGGACATAACCATAAAGAAATTATGACAataaatattggcatgtacaGTACGTCTAAAGACTAGTATAATAGCGTATCGCTgataaacctaacatgccttagagaataaaaataagTCGATTTataatagatactctctactgagtgcacataGGATATTTTATCTTTCTCATGGTATCAGGCcctccgccttagcgcgacgggtcctctcccgcttcccttccctctctgcttcacgtGCTTGAGCCACGGCTCGCTCCTTCGCGGCGTTcctgatgcgctcctcctcctgccaccTCATCCGTAGTTTCTCTTGATGTCGCTCGTAGTGGTAAAGGCTCTAGGCTCTtgggctcctcctcccttggtacAACTGATTTCTTCAAAACTCCATCCATGTGCTTACCGGTTAATTTATCCAGCTTTTCTCACAGTGTTTCTCcttttgtttcatttgcacagcttcttaaaaagatccatCAGCCTCTTGCTCCTaaattgtttgtagaagtttgctcTAAGATATCTCATGCACCAACGGTTATGCAAATCTGGTCATGAAAATACCCCACCCATACCACTCTGCAACGTGTTGATAGCATTCAACAAGCCTGCATGACGATCGTGGAGTACGCACACGTTAGGTCTGTTACCAACAACACCTCTCTTAACCCACTGCAAGAACCACATCCAACTATCCGTACATTCGCGTTCGATGAATGTAAAAGCCAAAGGCACAACCTGATTCTCACAATTACCCCAATAGTTGTGAGTATTTACCCCATGTATTTACTTGTGAGGTATGTCCCATCCACACACATCACCGGTTGGTAATGTCGTAATGCCTTGATTATACAGTCGAACGACTAGAATGCCTGTTGAAGGACTCGATCTCCATTCTGATCGGCAAAATCATGAACAGCAATGCAGGTGTTTGGATTCCTACCCTGAATAACCTATAGcagtgaaggtaagttgtggTATGAGTCCTTATAAGTGCTAAACCTTTTCTCTAACATCTTGTGTTTCGTTCTTCATGCCATGTCATATGAAATCTCGTACTCAAATCTAGTGTCGATAGCATGCATAACTCCAAAAGGagacatactagtcttcttcataATCTTTAGGTACATCATATTTGCAACATAATCAACGCTCATGTTCCTGTGCACGTGTAGAGATCGACTTAGGTTGCAAGTATGTGGCTCAACAAGAGAAGTTAAACATACTGTGTCACACCTCAGTAAGAATCCATGAACTTGCCAAGTGCAACCTTGAGCT
This genomic interval carries:
- the LOC133922237 gene encoding uncharacterized protein LOC133922237: MPCCQSVLSAAVAAARSTPSWLHRLHAKEGLSFPSHLNIDDLLYGAPPQSPLTLPPPPPLLSSNHPTNPAVVKEQPPKAAKPKQQRPPRNPSRPNPSSNNSPQLQLSAVISDVFAIPSSAPLDAPPPKAFRKQSRPRPRTDDDQPIPVPPPSRPHKEKKDKSAKAKKRRRAERAADADGEKCSKTDVTVIDTSTDGWKAAKLLIRRGDSWKVRDKKPSAVSEPEDALAKGKRRAGLVAKLQRDKEKEKQKDKEATLSGDIHAGSGDVMKESDDPIQTPKRS